The window GCTCTCCACCCACTTGATGTGGTATTTCCCCTTCTCGAAATCGGACGTTTTCAGGATGGCCGCCTGAAAGGGGATGGTGGTCTTGATGCCGTGAATGTAGAATTCATCCAGCGCTCGCAACATGCGGGAGGTGGCGATCTCGCGCGTCGCTCCCGTCACGATGAGCTTGGCAATCATCGAATCGTAGTAGGGCGGCACGTTGTAGCCGGAGTAAACGTGGGTGTCGACCCGGACACCCCGTCCCCCCGGCGCATACCAGAGCCCGATGTGGCCCGGGCTGGGCGCGAAATTGTTGTAGGGGTCTTCCGCATTGATTCGGCACTCGATGCTGTGGTGCCGAGGTTGGGAATTGAGAACGTGCTCGGACGCCCGCTCACCCGCGGCGATTCGGATTTGTTCCTTGATGAGATCGCAGCCGAAAACCTCTTCGGTGATGGGATGCTCCACTTGGATGCGGGTGTTCATCTCCATGAAGTAGAAATTGCCCTTGTCATCAACGAGATACTCGATGGTGCCCGCGTTCTCATAGCCAATATTGCGGGCCAGAGTGACCGTGGCCTCCGCCATGGCCTCGCGCGTCTCGGGCTTGAGGAAGGGCGAGGGGCACTCCTCGATGATTTTCTGGTTCCGCCGCTGGAGAGAGCAATCGCGTTCGCCTAACTGAATGACATTGCCATGCGTATCGGCGATCAATTGGAACTCGATGTGGTGGGGATTGACCACCAGCTTCTCGAGGTAGCAGTCCCCATTGCCAAAACAAGCAGCGGCCTCTCGGCTGGCCGCCCGGAAGAGATCGATGAACTCGCTCTCCTTGAAGCAGGGACGCATCCCGCGTCCTCCGCCGCCCGCCGAAGCCTTGATCATGATCGGGAAACCGATTTTCTTGGCGATGGCCAAGGCCTCGTCCTCCTCGCCGAGAACGCCATCGCTGCCCGGGGTGATGGGCACGCCGAATTGACGAGCGGTGGCACGCGCCTGGTTTTTGTCGCCCATGCGGGTAATGACTTCCGCACTCGGGCCGATGAACTTGATTTTGCAGCTCTCGCAGATGGCAGCGAACTGCGGGTTTTCCGAAAGGAACCCATACCCCGGGTGGATGGCATCCGCGTCCGCGATCTCGGCCGCGGCAATGATCCGGTTGGGCTTCAAGTAGCTGTCCTTGCTGGGCCCGGGGCCGATGCAGATGGCTTCGTCAGCCAGCTGCACATGCATGGAATCGACGTCTGCCTCGGAATAGACGGCCACCGATTTGACCCCTAATTCCTTGCAGGCCCGGATCACGCGGAGAGCGATCTCTCCTCGATTGGCGACGAGAACCTTTTTGAACATTTTCGACCGCGGCACAGGAGTCAGGAAATGCGGAAGAGCGGCTGGCCGTATTGCACTGGCGTGGCATCTTCCACCAAGATGTCGGTGATGGTTCCCGAGGTTTCTGCCTTGATCTCATTCATGACTTTCATGGCCTCGATGATGCAGATGACCTGCCCCTCGCTGATGGAGTCGCCGACCTTCACGAAAGACTTGGCGTCGGGAGAAGGCGAGCGATAGAAAGTGCCCACCATGGGAGAGGGGATGTCGTTGCCGCTTGGTTCGCTCGGGGCTGCCTCTCCCGCAGGGGCCGCGGGGCCGGCTGCGGCCACCGCCGCGACGGGGGCGATCGGCGCGGGCGGGGCCATCATGACGGGAGCCGCGCCTCCTTTTTCCAACTTCAAATTGACGCCCTCTTGTTCGAGATGAAAGAGCGTCAACTCATACTCCTTCATCAGCTCCAGGATCTTCTTGAGTTCTTTTTGGTCCAAGGTTTTGCGCGATTGGGTTGGCGCGCTTGCGCGCATCGGGAGAGTGGGAGGCCCCGGCACGAGCGTCAAGAGCTTTGTTCAGATCGACTTGCGGACCACTTCCACCGCCCGAGCGATCTCCTCCTCCGTGTTGTAAAAATGGGGGCTGAAGCGCAAAAAGGCTTTCCCGCCCCGCAAGTGCCGCTGGGACACCACCACGTTCTTGGCCGCCAATTTCTGAAAAAGCGCCGGCAGATCGACGCTGGGATGGACGAGGCTGGTGATCCCACTCGCACTCGCGCCATCGCGGAATCCCAAGGGCTCGAACCCAAGCGGTTCCAAGTGGTGCAAGAGCGAGCGCTTGAGCCGCAGCAGTCGCTCGGCAATCACCTCGATGCCCACCTCCATTAGGAGGTCGATCGCAGCCTTCATGCCCACAATTCCCGAAGCATTCAGCACCCCGCTCTCGTAGCGCTGGGCCGTCTCCACCAACTCGATCCGATCCTGCGCAATGAAATCCGGGCTCTTCACATTCCAAGCCCCCAGCATGAGGGGTCGCAGCTTTTCGAAGTGTTCCTTGGCCACATAAACGATTCCCATGGCCATCGGACCCAGCATCCATTTGTGAGCGTCCGCGCTCAGAAAATCCACGTGCTCCACACTCGAGGGAAAGGCGCCCACCGTTTGAATGGCATCGAGCGAGAAAAGCACCCCCCGCGCATGCAGTAGCTGGCCGATGGCATCGACGTCGATGAGCGTCCCAGTCGAGAAATGGCAGGAAGCCAGCGCCACCAATTTCGTTTTCTCGGTCAAGGAAGCCGCCACCAACTCCGGCGTGATCTCCCCAGGATTTTCCGGCTCCAGAAAACGAACCTTCACCCCTCGCTCCCCCAAGGCCATCCAGGGATACACGTTCGCGGGGTAGTCATCGAAGTAGCAGACCACCTCATCGCCCTCTTCCCAATCCAGCCCCTGAGAAAAAATGTTCAGTCCCAGGGAGGTCGGCCCCAAAAGAGCGATTTCCTCTTTTTGTGCGCCGATCAGCTGGGCCGCCGCCCGCCGGGTCTCCTGCATCGTCTGCAGGAAGCCCTCGAACTCCTGGTGATCCTCCGCCGAATCGATGGCATACTCCGCCATGGCCCGTGCCACCCGCTGCGGCAGAATGGTCACGGCGGCGTGGGCCATGAAAATCTTCTTTCGAGCCACCGGAAATTCCTCCAAGCGGCGTCCTTCCTCCGAGAGAATGGCATCCAACATTCCCCAACTCTCCGCCGGGTCTTCGGAGGGCGCAATGAAGGCTTCCTCAACCCTACTTAGCCGGAGGCCCTCCCCGGCGCTTCTCGTCCTCCCGAATCCAGTCGGCCCGCCCCCTCAAGACCGCCCGCGCCATCCGGCGCAAGCCATCCTCGAATTTCACTTTCGGTCTCCAGCCCAGCTCCTTGCGAAGCCGAGAATCATCCAAAGCATAGCGGGCATCATGCCCCGGCCGATTTTCCACAAATTCCAACTCGGCCCCCTCCGCCTCTGGAACCAAGGCTCGCATCATCCGCAAGACCTCTGATGCCAACTCGCGGTTGCTCCATTCGTCGTCTCCCGCGATGTGATAGGCGCTCCCCACCCGCCCCCCCTGGGCAATCGTCAGCAAAGCCTCGCAGTGATCCTCGACCGCCAACCAGCAACGCCTCTCCCGCCCCTCCCCGTAAACCGGC is drawn from Verrucomicrobiota bacterium and contains these coding sequences:
- the accC gene encoding acetyl-CoA carboxylase biotin carboxylase subunit; the protein is MFKKVLVANRGEIALRVIRACKELGVKSVAVYSEADVDSMHVQLADEAICIGPGPSKDSYLKPNRIIAAAEIADADAIHPGYGFLSENPQFAAICESCKIKFIGPSAEVITRMGDKNQARATARQFGVPITPGSDGVLGEEDEALAIAKKIGFPIMIKASAGGGGRGMRPCFKESEFIDLFRAASREAAACFGNGDCYLEKLVVNPHHIEFQLIADTHGNVIQLGERDCSLQRRNQKIIEECPSPFLKPETREAMAEATVTLARNIGYENAGTIEYLVDDKGNFYFMEMNTRIQVEHPITEEVFGCDLIKEQIRIAAGERASEHVLNSQPRHHSIECRINAEDPYNNFAPSPGHIGLWYAPGGRGVRVDTHVYSGYNVPPYYDSMIAKLIVTGATREIATSRMLRALDEFYIHGIKTTIPFQAAILKTSDFEKGKYHIKWVESFLEKHLKEVEKEKAKSA
- the accB gene encoding acetyl-CoA carboxylase biotin carboxyl carrier protein codes for the protein MDQKELKKILELMKEYELTLFHLEQEGVNLKLEKGGAAPVMMAPPAPIAPVAAVAAAGPAAPAGEAAPSEPSGNDIPSPMVGTFYRSPSPDAKSFVKVGDSISEGQVICIIEAMKVMNEIKAETSGTITDILVEDATPVQYGQPLFRIS
- a CDS encoding aminotransferase class V-fold PLP-dependent enzyme encodes the protein MLDAILSEEGRRLEEFPVARKKIFMAHAAVTILPQRVARAMAEYAIDSAEDHQEFEGFLQTMQETRRAAAQLIGAQKEEIALLGPTSLGLNIFSQGLDWEEGDEVVCYFDDYPANVYPWMALGERGVKVRFLEPENPGEITPELVAASLTEKTKLVALASCHFSTGTLIDVDAIGQLLHARGVLFSLDAIQTVGAFPSSVEHVDFLSADAHKWMLGPMAMGIVYVAKEHFEKLRPLMLGAWNVKSPDFIAQDRIELVETAQRYESGVLNASGIVGMKAAIDLLMEVGIEVIAERLLRLKRSLLHHLEPLGFEPLGFRDGASASGITSLVHPSVDLPALFQKLAAKNVVVSQRHLRGGKAFLRFSPHFYNTEEEIARAVEVVRKSI